The Rhodoferax sediminis genome has a segment encoding these proteins:
- a CDS encoding DUF899 domain-containing protein, which translates to MNTAIVEASTVNHPVVSKERWVAERKTLLAREKELTRLRDQIARERRALPWERVEKDYVFDAPEGRRTLSDLFEGRRQLLVQHFMLGPDWEQGCPSCSFMADHTDGMNVHLAHRDITLVAISRAALAEIQRFRRRMGWQFRWVSSNGCDFNYDFRVSFTPQDRTNGELVYNFGTQPFQGEEAPGVSVFYKDDAGEVFHTYSTYGRGVEVMMGAYNLMDLTPKGRDEENLSYGMEWVRHHDRYEPAPVAKPVPTAGSCCHSDVMHAASAGGLSA; encoded by the coding sequence ATGAACACCGCCATTGTTGAAGCAAGCACCGTGAATCATCCCGTCGTGTCAAAGGAGCGATGGGTTGCCGAGCGCAAGACGCTGCTGGCGCGCGAAAAGGAACTGACGCGCCTGCGCGACCAGATCGCCCGCGAGCGCCGTGCGCTGCCGTGGGAGCGCGTCGAGAAGGACTACGTCTTCGACGCACCCGAGGGCCGGCGCACGCTCTCCGATCTTTTCGAAGGCCGCCGCCAACTGCTGGTGCAACACTTCATGCTCGGCCCCGATTGGGAGCAGGGTTGCCCGAGCTGCTCTTTCATGGCCGACCACACCGACGGCATGAACGTGCATCTGGCGCATCGCGACATCACGCTGGTGGCCATTTCGCGCGCGGCGCTGGCCGAGATCCAACGCTTTCGCCGACGCATGGGATGGCAGTTCAGGTGGGTTTCGTCGAATGGCTGCGACTTCAATTACGACTTTCGCGTCAGCTTCACGCCGCAAGACAGAACCAATGGCGAGCTCGTCTACAACTTCGGAACACAGCCCTTCCAGGGAGAGGAGGCACCGGGTGTCAGCGTGTTCTACAAGGACGACGCAGGCGAAGTCTTCCACACCTACTCGACCTACGGCCGCGGCGTGGAGGTCATGATGGGCGCGTACAACCTGATGGACCTCACGCCCAAGGGGCGCGATGAGGAAAATCTAAGCTACGGCATGGAGTGGGTGCGCCACCACGACCGCTACGAGCCGGCGCCGGTCGCGAAGCCGGTGCCGACAGCCGGTTCGTGCTGCCATTCGGACGTCATGCACGCCGCAAGCGCGGGCGGCCTGAGCGCGTGA
- a CDS encoding DoxX family protein — MSLPACKSWVAKLWRKLLDGNQAHVGAVDSTPMNTRTPMWRKKSKGESIPSIKRASSEGTALLRPKSISNDRLEVVDRSCAMMLRTLQKRDPLRQVGGTNQPTISELEINMIKASTAPYAALLLRVSLGIMFLAHVGLKVFVFTIPGFVGYFGSLGLPAILAYAVVALEFFGGLALILGVYAPLVALPLALEMLGTIVFAHGANGWLFTNKGGGWEFPAFWMVGLIALYLLGDGAMALKPAQRNAT; from the coding sequence ATGTCGCTGCCCGCCTGCAAAAGCTGGGTGGCAAAGCTGTGGCGCAAGTTGCTTGATGGGAACCAAGCGCATGTTGGGGCGGTTGACTCCACGCCAATGAACACCAGGACGCCAATGTGGCGCAAAAAAAGCAAGGGGGAGTCCATCCCATCAATCAAGAGGGCGTCAAGTGAGGGAACGGCACTCCTGCGACCTAAATCAATCAGCAATGACCGACTCGAGGTCGTCGATCGTTCCTGTGCGATGATGCTGCGGACTTTGCAGAAGCGAGACCCGCTGCGCCAAGTCGGCGGTACCAATCAACCAACAATTTCGGAATTGGAGATCAACATGATCAAAGCGTCTACGGCCCCCTATGCGGCACTACTCCTGCGTGTAAGCTTGGGCATCATGTTTTTGGCGCACGTCGGCCTCAAGGTGTTCGTGTTCACCATTCCCGGCTTCGTCGGCTATTTTGGATCTCTCGGCTTGCCAGCGATTCTTGCTTATGCCGTCGTCGCGCTCGAATTCTTCGGTGGTCTTGCCCTGATCCTTGGCGTCTACGCTCCGTTGGTCGCGTTGCCTTTAGCCCTGGAGATGCTCGGCACAATCGTGTTCGCGCATGGCGCCAACGGGTGGCTGTTCACAAACAAGGGTGGCGGCTGGGAATTTCCGGCCTTCTGGATGGTCGGTCTGATCGCTCTGTACCTCCTTGGCGATGGCGCCATGGCACTCAAACCTGCCCAGCGAAACGCCACCTGA
- a CDS encoding Crp/Fnr family transcriptional regulator translates to MSKNEPPGSRPPDPKLNRILASLPAEDYKRLLADLELVEMPLGWTMSESGDHVNYLHFPTSGIVSLIYSLEDGSSSETALVGNEGMVGISIFMGGESMPTSTEVQSAGYAYRISRKIMKREFSLGGQLQHVALLFTQAMIAQTSQTAVCNQHHSLDQKMCRWLLMTLDRSDSKELQVTQQAIGNLLGVRRESVTQVLGQFQTDHLIERGRGRITVLNRPKLEKRVCECYGVVQHEYERLLPKYK, encoded by the coding sequence ATGTCAAAGAATGAACCGCCGGGCAGCCGGCCTCCGGACCCAAAGCTAAACCGCATCCTGGCGTCACTTCCCGCCGAGGATTACAAACGCCTGCTGGCCGACCTGGAACTCGTTGAAATGCCTTTGGGCTGGACGATGTCCGAGTCCGGTGACCACGTGAACTATCTGCATTTTCCGACCTCCGGCATTGTCTCGCTAATCTATTCTCTGGAAGATGGCTCCTCGAGCGAAACGGCTCTGGTTGGCAACGAAGGGATGGTCGGCATCTCCATTTTCATGGGTGGCGAGAGCATGCCGACCAGCACGGAAGTGCAAAGCGCAGGTTACGCTTATCGAATTAGCCGCAAGATCATGAAACGCGAGTTCTCACTTGGAGGCCAACTGCAACATGTGGCGCTGTTGTTCACTCAGGCGATGATTGCCCAGACGTCGCAAACGGCCGTGTGCAACCAGCACCATTCTCTGGATCAGAAGATGTGTCGATGGCTGCTGATGACCCTGGATCGTTCCGATAGCAAGGAATTGCAAGTGACGCAGCAGGCGATCGGAAACTTGCTGGGTGTTCGCCGTGAGAGCGTGACCCAGGTTTTGGGCCAGTTCCAAACAGATCACTTGATCGAACGCGGTCGTGGTCGCATAACTGTGCTAAATCGCCCCAAACTTGAAAAGCGCGTGTGCGAATGCTATGGCGTGGTTCAGCACGAGTACGAGCGCCTGCTTCCGAAATACAAGTGA
- a CDS encoding AraC family transcriptional regulator, with protein sequence MAFVRAIVAAYARYGVNPATALRQAQIAPQHLRETASRVTAAQFEALSAHAMQELDDEALGWFGRRLPWGSYGLLCRASVTAPTLGVALKRWCRQHRLLTDDVLLHLEADATGATLRIEERRELGELREFCLVTLLRYLHGFACWAIDSRIALGQVDFPFAAPAHASVYPLLFPGPVRFGADAAGFRFDAQYLALPLVRDEAATRAMLQRALPLTVLQYRRDRLLVQQVRQALAAQPQQTHNASGLATMLAMSPRTLHRQLREQGASLQELKDEVRCERAKALLYRSTKPVKQVAAATGFRNEKSFIRAFRQWTGATPGEFREGVGA encoded by the coding sequence ATGGCCTTCGTGCGAGCCATCGTGGCGGCCTACGCACGCTATGGCGTGAATCCGGCCACCGCCCTGCGCCAGGCACAGATCGCGCCGCAGCACCTGCGCGAGACGGCAAGCCGCGTCACGGCGGCGCAGTTCGAAGCGCTGTCGGCCCACGCGATGCAGGAGCTTGACGACGAGGCGCTGGGCTGGTTCGGCCGGCGCCTGCCCTGGGGCAGCTACGGCCTGCTGTGCCGCGCCTCGGTCACGGCACCGACGCTGGGCGTGGCGCTCAAGCGCTGGTGCCGGCAGCACCGGCTGCTCACCGATGACGTGCTGCTGCATCTGGAGGCGGACGCCACTGGCGCCACCCTGCGGATCGAAGAGCGCCGCGAGCTGGGCGAACTGCGCGAGTTCTGTCTCGTCACGCTGCTGCGCTACCTGCACGGCTTCGCCTGCTGGGCCATCGACTCGCGCATCGCACTGGGGCAGGTGGACTTCCCCTTCGCGGCGCCCGCACACGCGTCCGTGTACCCGCTGCTGTTCCCCGGGCCGGTACGGTTCGGCGCCGACGCGGCCGGCTTTCGCTTCGACGCGCAATACCTGGCGCTGCCGCTGGTGCGCGACGAGGCCGCCACCCGCGCCATGCTGCAGCGCGCATTGCCGCTCACGGTGCTGCAGTACCGGCGCGACCGCCTGCTGGTGCAGCAGGTGCGCCAGGCGCTCGCCGCACAGCCGCAGCAAACGCACAACGCCAGCGGCCTGGCCACCATGCTCGCCATGTCGCCGCGCACGCTGCACCGGCAGCTGCGCGAGCAAGGCGCGAGCCTGCAGGAACTCAAGGACGAGGTGCGCTGCGAACGCGCCAAGGCGCTGCTTTACCGCAGCACCAAACCGGTCAAGCAGGTGGCGGCCGCCACGGGCTTTCGCAACGAGAAGAGTTTTATTCGCGCGTTCCGGCAGTGGACGGGCGCGACGCCGGGGGAATTTCGGGAGGGGGTGGGGGCGTAG